One Deltaproteobacteria bacterium DNA window includes the following coding sequences:
- a CDS encoding TldD/PmbA family protein, whose product MIEKFNLPKILKAALKRGGEFAEIYFEETESLQLIAEERKLEKVNPSIDCGIGIRLLWEGKTVYGFTNEFSEKVLLDLAETISQAVSAKKFDQSFSLHPVSPPFHFSVEKIPERFSLEQKRDWMREAEETAWSYDSRICQVKVLYADIRKKVEIANSLGEIAKDDRTYTLFYVQSVVRQNGQIQTGYHPVGGLIGLELFDENPPSKVAKKACEQAVRMLSARRAPGGQMPVVISSEAGGTMIHEAVGHGLEADLASEGLSVYHKKIGQKIADEKISVVDDATLSKRRGSFVFDDEGVPAERTLLIDRGILRNYMYDRKMAMKDGTRPTGNGRRESYRFKPICRMTNTMILSGTDNPDSILRSTERGLFVKKMGGGQVNTVNGDFIFEINEGYLIEKGKIGDPVRGAVLTGNGPKVLETIDKVGSDLGFGIGTCGKDNQGVPVGDAQPTIRIPELVVGGAT is encoded by the coding sequence ATGATTGAAAAATTCAACCTCCCGAAAATCTTAAAGGCGGCCCTCAAGCGGGGAGGAGAGTTCGCGGAAATTTACTTCGAAGAAACAGAAAGTCTTCAACTGATCGCTGAAGAGAGAAAGCTTGAGAAGGTCAATCCCTCAATCGATTGCGGCATCGGAATCCGTCTCCTCTGGGAGGGAAAAACAGTTTACGGGTTTACCAACGAGTTTTCGGAAAAAGTTTTGCTCGACCTCGCTGAAACGATCTCTCAAGCGGTTTCAGCGAAAAAGTTTGACCAATCGTTTTCCCTTCATCCCGTTTCCCCTCCATTCCATTTCTCAGTTGAAAAAATACCCGAAAGATTTTCCCTGGAGCAGAAAAGAGATTGGATGCGAGAAGCTGAAGAGACGGCATGGAGTTATGATTCTCGTATCTGTCAGGTCAAGGTCCTCTATGCCGACATCAGAAAAAAGGTTGAGATCGCCAATTCCCTCGGTGAAATCGCCAAAGACGATCGAACCTATACCCTTTTTTATGTCCAGTCTGTTGTCAGGCAGAATGGCCAGATCCAGACCGGCTATCATCCGGTTGGTGGTCTCATCGGCTTAGAGCTTTTCGATGAAAATCCACCATCAAAAGTCGCCAAAAAGGCCTGTGAACAGGCGGTCCGGATGCTCTCAGCTCGAAGGGCCCCTGGGGGCCAGATGCCTGTCGTGATTTCCTCAGAGGCAGGTGGAACGATGATTCATGAGGCCGTGGGACATGGATTGGAGGCTGATCTGGCGAGTGAAGGTCTCTCAGTCTATCACAAAAAAATCGGCCAAAAAATTGCCGATGAAAAAATCTCCGTCGTTGATGATGCCACCCTTTCGAAAAGAAGGGGCTCTTTTGTTTTTGATGATGAGGGAGTTCCGGCAGAGAGAACCCTTTTGATCGATCGAGGGATTTTGAGAAATTATATGTATGACCGTAAGATGGCGATGAAGGATGGAACCCGTCCCACAGGAAACGGCCGTCGGGAATCCTACCGGTTTAAACCGATCTGTCGGATGACCAATACCATGATCCTCTCCGGGACGGATAATCCGGACTCAATCCTCCGATCGACTGAACGAGGGCTTTTCGTCAAGAAAATGGGAGGGGGACAGGTCAATACCGTCAACGGCGATTTCATCTTCGAAATTAATGAAGGATACCTGATCGAAAAAGGAAAGATCGGTGACCCGGTCCGTGGCGCCGTCCTGACTGGCAATGGTCCCAAGGTCCTGGAGACGATCGATAAGGTCGGCTCCGATCTTGGATTTGGCATTGGAACATGCGGAAAGGACAATCAAGGGGTGCCGGTCGGGGATGCGCAGCCAACGATCAGAATACCGGAACTTGTTGTTGGGGGAGCAACATAA
- a CDS encoding lamin tail domain-containing protein, with protein sequence MRRIFLLLVLIIGCYQLPERPTSLTEKLPHVLSILPEEAEVPSLQGEFLLTISEPLDESTATPNAVFLLEGEVPSPVLVDAKELVRSLEKNEIVSVPIQIDLTDEGQTISIQAEGELKSETRYTIVLTPRLLSKRRLSLTYFSKRYSTLPSDESDVVLTEGDGPIPQPSTGEGGVVTEDPPVESVSDAVSEGFVVINEIFYDAVGSDTDGVVFVELFGTAGLSLGRHQILFMNGEDGVQKDSITIPEGAVIGPDGFYLIADAKTGNPSATQVAEADLIDEFDPQNGPDAVQLVNPDGILLDVVGYGEGIMQSGENSLAMYELSPTLDVPSGHSIERVSPGQDTDNNAADFVEREVPTPGS encoded by the coding sequence ATGAGACGGATCTTTTTATTGCTGGTGCTCATTATTGGTTGTTACCAACTACCTGAAAGGCCAACTTCTCTTACGGAAAAACTCCCCCATGTCCTCTCCATTTTGCCCGAGGAGGCAGAGGTTCCCTCCTTGCAGGGTGAGTTTCTCCTGACAATTTCAGAGCCTTTGGATGAGTCGACCGCAACCCCCAACGCGGTATTCCTCCTGGAAGGAGAGGTTCCCTCCCCCGTTTTAGTAGACGCAAAGGAGTTGGTTCGCTCCCTTGAGAAAAATGAAATTGTATCGGTGCCTATTCAGATCGATTTGACGGATGAGGGGCAGACCATTTCTATTCAGGCAGAGGGTGAGTTGAAGTCGGAGACGCGTTACACCATCGTATTAACCCCACGTCTCCTTTCCAAGAGACGTCTCTCCCTCACCTATTTTAGCAAGAGATATAGTACGCTCCCCTCGGATGAATCCGATGTCGTCCTGACAGAAGGGGATGGTCCAATACCTCAGCCTTCCACCGGGGAAGGAGGAGTAGTCACTGAAGATCCCCCAGTTGAATCAGTTTCAGACGCCGTTTCGGAAGGCTTCGTTGTGATCAACGAGATCTTTTATGATGCGGTTGGCTCTGACACCGATGGTGTTGTCTTTGTCGAATTGTTTGGTACTGCGGGTCTTTCTCTTGGTCGACATCAGATCCTCTTCATGAATGGAGAGGATGGGGTGCAAAAAGATTCGATCACAATTCCGGAAGGTGCTGTGATCGGTCCTGATGGTTTTTATCTGATTGCCGATGCAAAAACCGGAAATCCTTCTGCAACACAAGTTGCCGAGGCAGACTTGATCGATGAATTTGATCCCCAAAATGGGCCGGATGCGGTTCAGCTGGTTAATCCTGATGGGATTCTATTGGATGTTGTTGGTTATGGGGAGGGGATAATGCAATCGGGGGAGAATAGTTTGGCGATGTATGAACTCTCTCCTACTCTCGATGTCCCAAGCGGGCATTCCATAGAGCGCGTTTCTCCGGGACAGGACACGGATAACAATGCGGCTGATTTTGTGGAGAGGGAAGTTCCGACGCCGGGGAGTTGA
- a CDS encoding AbrB/MazE/SpoVT family DNA-binding domain-containing protein: MELTKINRHGQISIPAGMRKKLSLHAGDFIQVEIDNSLARLILVPVSVVQKKGDPLREYERRGVDLTLLEQNLSRTPEERVKNHRRMWELVQEARRAGIKDKS; encoded by the coding sequence ATGGAATTAACGAAAATCAACCGGCATGGGCAGATCAGTATTCCGGCTGGAATGAGGAAAAAGCTGTCCCTTCATGCCGGAGACTTCATTCAAGTTGAAATTGATAATTCTTTGGCAAGACTTATTCTCGTCCCGGTTTCCGTTGTCCAAAAAAAGGGAGATCCCTTGAGGGAATATGAACGACGGGGCGTTGATTTAACCTTGCTTGAGCAAAATTTGAGTCGAACTCCTGAGGAGCGAGTGAAGAACCATCGACGCATGTGGGAATTGGTTCAGGAGGCGAGACGTGCCGGAATCAAGGACAAATCTTGA
- a CDS encoding response regulator, translating into MDQKYTILIADDDHDIVNVLKERLEMEGYQTIEAYEGVRTIEAANKKNPDLILLDIRMPVGTGSSVLDALRARELTKKIPVIVMSALQEIGLEERLIAQGAQAFLKKPFDSNELLKKIHSFLP; encoded by the coding sequence ATGGATCAAAAATATACGATCCTCATCGCCGATGATGATCATGATATCGTCAATGTTCTGAAAGAGCGACTCGAGATGGAAGGGTATCAAACAATCGAGGCTTATGAAGGGGTCAGAACGATCGAGGCAGCAAACAAAAAAAATCCTGATCTCATTCTCCTCGATATTCGGATGCCTGTCGGAACAGGTTCCTCTGTTCTCGATGCCTTAAGAGCGAGGGAGCTCACCAAGAAAATTCCGGTCATTGTCATGTCAGCCCTTCAGGAAATAGGGCTTGAGGAACGACTCATCGCACAGGGGGCCCAGGCCTTCTTGAAAAAGCCGTTTGATTCCAACGAGCTTCTCAAGAAAATTCATTCTTTCCTTCCTTAA